Proteins co-encoded in one Pseudomonas fluorescens genomic window:
- the yedA gene encoding drug/metabolite exporter YedA, producing the protein MSALRRFSLPLIAAFFALYVIWGSTYLVIRIGVEYWPPLMLGGVRFVIAGTLMYAFLRWRGALAPTWVQWKAAGIIGILLLSFGNGAVTLAEHSGVASGVAALAVATVPLFTLLCGYFWGARNTRLEWAGVVMGIIGIAMLNMGSNLQSSPLGAALLIFAAASWAFGSVWSKHLPLPQGAMASAVEMLVGGVVLLIGSAASGEHLQAMPPLEGWLALAYLIFFGSIIAFNAYMYLLKNVRPAAATSYAYVNPAVAVLLGIVFVGETIGIEEALAMLVIIGAVVLISLPQWRRPARPPVVSEPAAAAKVIATEQRAN; encoded by the coding sequence ATGTCTGCCTTGCGCCGTTTTTCCTTGCCGTTGATCGCTGCGTTTTTTGCGTTGTACGTGATTTGGGGATCGACCTATCTGGTGATCCGCATCGGCGTCGAATACTGGCCGCCGCTGATGCTCGGCGGTGTGCGCTTCGTGATTGCCGGCACGCTGATGTATGCGTTTCTGCGCTGGCGCGGGGCACTGGCGCCGACCTGGGTGCAGTGGAAAGCGGCGGGGATCATCGGGATTCTGTTGCTCAGTTTCGGCAACGGCGCGGTGACCCTGGCCGAGCACAGCGGCGTGGCCTCGGGTGTTGCTGCGCTGGCGGTGGCGACGGTGCCGCTGTTCACTTTGCTCTGCGGTTATTTCTGGGGCGCACGCAACACCCGCCTGGAGTGGGCCGGGGTGGTGATGGGGATTATCGGCATCGCGATGCTCAACATGGGCTCCAACCTGCAATCGAGTCCGCTGGGTGCGGCACTGCTGATTTTCGCGGCGGCGAGTTGGGCGTTCGGTTCGGTGTGGAGCAAACACCTGCCATTGCCCCAGGGCGCAATGGCCAGTGCCGTGGAAATGCTGGTGGGCGGCGTGGTGCTGTTGATCGGCAGCGCGGCCAGCGGTGAACACCTGCAAGCCATGCCGCCGTTGGAAGGCTGGCTGGCGCTGGCGTACCTGATTTTCTTCGGCTCGATCATCGCCTTCAACGCCTACATGTACCTGTTGAAAAACGTTCGTCCGGCGGCGGCCACCAGTTACGCCTATGTGAACCCGGCGGTGGCGGTGTTGCTGGGGATCGTGTTTGTCGGCGAGACCATCGGCATCGAAGAGGCGCTGGCGATGCTGGTGATCATCGGCGCGGTGGTGCTGATCAGTCTGCCACAGTGGCGGCGTCCGGCGCGGCCGCCGGTGGTCAGCGAGCCGGCTGCCGCAGCGAAGGTCATAGCGACGGAGCAGCGTGCGAATTAG
- a CDS encoding TIGR03862 family flavoprotein gives MTQIHATSPAHVAIIGGGPAGLMAAEVLSQAGVRVDLYDGMPSVGRKFLLAGVGGMNITHSEAWPAFLSRYAERAPNIAPLLRAFDADALCRWIHELGIETFIGSSGRVFPTDMKAAPLLRAWLKRLRDSGVVIHTRHRWLGWDENGALRIDSPEGEKTLTPDATLLALGGGSWSRLGSDGAWMLPLEQRGVGLAPLQPSNCGFEVQAWSELMVSKFAGAPLKNIAIGLNDDVPRLGECVITATGIEGSLIYALSAPIREAINVHGAATIHIDLLPGRPVDKLQAALSKPRGSRSMAKHLHSQVGIDGVKAALLRELTDAATFADPALLARAIKALPLTLVKTRPLDEAISSAGGVTFEAMDERLMLKALPGVFCAGEMLDWEAPTGGYLLTACFASGRAAGAGMLDWLKQRN, from the coding sequence ATGACCCAGATTCACGCCACCTCTCCCGCTCACGTCGCCATCATCGGCGGTGGCCCCGCCGGCCTGATGGCCGCCGAAGTGCTGAGCCAGGCCGGAGTCCGCGTCGATTTGTACGACGGCATGCCCTCGGTGGGCCGCAAGTTCCTGCTGGCCGGGGTTGGCGGCATGAACATCACCCATTCCGAAGCCTGGCCGGCGTTCCTCTCGCGCTACGCCGAACGCGCCCCGAACATTGCCCCGCTGCTGCGCGCATTCGACGCCGACGCCCTGTGCCGCTGGATTCACGAACTGGGCATCGAAACTTTCATCGGCAGCTCCGGCCGGGTGTTCCCCACCGACATGAAAGCCGCGCCATTGCTGCGCGCCTGGCTCAAGCGCCTGCGCGACAGCGGCGTGGTTATCCACACCCGCCACCGCTGGCTCGGCTGGGATGAAAACGGCGCGCTGCGCATCGACAGCCCGGAAGGCGAGAAAACCCTTACCCCCGACGCCACCCTGCTCGCCCTCGGCGGCGGCAGTTGGTCGCGGCTGGGTTCCGACGGCGCGTGGATGCTGCCGCTGGAGCAACGCGGCGTAGGACTGGCGCCCTTGCAGCCAAGCAATTGCGGCTTCGAGGTGCAAGCCTGGAGCGAACTGATGGTCAGCAAATTCGCCGGCGCGCCGCTGAAAAATATCGCCATCGGTTTGAACGACGACGTTCCGCGTTTGGGCGAATGCGTGATTACCGCGACAGGGATTGAGGGCAGCCTGATCTACGCGCTGTCGGCGCCGATTCGTGAGGCGATCAATGTGCACGGTGCCGCGACCATTCACATCGACCTGCTGCCCGGCCGGCCTGTGGATAAATTGCAGGCGGCGTTGAGCAAACCTCGGGGTTCGCGCTCGATGGCCAAGCATCTGCACAGTCAGGTCGGGATTGACGGGGTGAAAGCGGCGTTGCTGCGTGAACTCACTGATGCTGCGACGTTTGCCGATCCGGCACTGTTGGCTCGGGCGATCAAGGCTTTGCCGCTGACGCTGGTGAAAACTCGCCCGTTGGATGAAGCGATCAGCAGTGCCGGCGGCGTGACGTTCGAAGCGATGGATGAGCGATTGATGCTCAAGGCGTTGCCGGGGGTGTTCTGTGCGGGGGAAATGCTGGATTGGGAAGCGCCGACTGGGGGGTATTTGCTGACGGCGTGTTTTGCCAGTGGCCGGGCGGCCGGAGCTGGAATGCTGGACTGGTTGAAACAGCGTAACTGA
- a CDS encoding Lrp/AsnC family transcriptional regulator, which translates to MDKYDRMLLGALLENGRASYADLARKVNLSAPAVAERVAKLEAAGVITGYQANIDLSKIGLPIQCVIELRLHQNGSQKVYDELVKIPQLTECFRVTGDPCVIMKAAVGSMTELEELINRVAKFGFSKTSIVLSSAIEKRVPLGHIEGNGKP; encoded by the coding sequence TTGGACAAATACGACCGCATGCTGCTCGGCGCCCTGCTCGAAAACGGTCGCGCGTCCTACGCCGACCTCGCCCGCAAAGTGAACCTCTCCGCCCCCGCCGTCGCCGAGCGCGTGGCCAAACTTGAGGCGGCCGGAGTAATCACCGGGTATCAGGCGAACATCGACCTGTCGAAAATCGGCTTGCCGATCCAGTGCGTGATCGAATTGCGCCTCCACCAGAACGGCAGTCAAAAGGTCTACGACGAACTGGTGAAAATTCCGCAACTGACCGAGTGCTTTCGAGTGACGGGCGATCCGTGCGTGATCATGAAGGCCGCCGTGGGCTCGATGACCGAGCTGGAAGAGCTGATCAACCGGGTGGCGAAATTCGGGTTCAGCAAGACGTCGATCGTGTTGTCGAGTGCGATAGAGAAGCGGGTGCCGTTGGGGCATATCGAAGGCAATGGCAAACCCTGA
- a CDS encoding DEAD/DEAH box helicase, whose amino-acid sequence MTFATLGLIEPLLRSLEKLGYQTPTPVQAQAIPAVLAGRDLMAAAQTGTGKTAGFALPLLQLLAMEGPKVTANSLRALILVPTRELAEQVHEAVRQYAENLPLRTYAVYGGVSINPQMMKLRGGVDLLVATPGRLLDLFRQNALKFNQLQTLVLDEADRMLDLGFSEELANIYRALPKKRQTLLFSATFSDDIRLLAGQMLNDPQSIEVSPRNVAANTVKQWVVTVDKKRKPELFVHLMRKNKWKQVLVFAKTRNGVDALVEKLQGLGVNADGIHGDKPQATRQRALDRFKLSEVQILVATDVAARGLDIEDLPLVVNFDLPIVAEDYIHRIGRTGRAGSTGEAISLVCADEVNMLSAIEMLTRSTLKREVEPDFVPEHRVPDTDASGQVIKKPKKPKKPKASGGGGGKRNLGKWVDSGDTPAPEVAIKPVRKVPVFNTGPRKRKP is encoded by the coding sequence ATGACTTTCGCCACCCTTGGCCTGATCGAACCCTTGCTGCGCTCCCTCGAGAAGCTCGGCTACCAGACCCCGACGCCGGTGCAGGCGCAAGCCATTCCGGCCGTGCTGGCCGGTCGCGACCTGATGGCCGCGGCCCAGACCGGCACCGGCAAGACCGCCGGTTTTGCCTTGCCGCTGCTGCAACTGCTGGCGATGGAAGGGCCGAAAGTCACCGCCAACTCGCTGCGTGCGCTGATTCTGGTGCCGACCCGCGAGCTGGCCGAACAAGTCCACGAAGCCGTGCGCCAGTACGCCGAGAACCTGCCGTTGCGCACTTACGCGGTGTACGGCGGCGTCAGCATCAACCCGCAAATGATGAAGCTGCGCGGTGGTGTCGATCTGCTGGTCGCGACCCCGGGCCGTCTGCTCGACCTGTTCCGTCAGAACGCGCTGAAGTTCAACCAGCTGCAAACCCTGGTGCTGGACGAAGCCGACCGCATGCTCGACCTGGGCTTTTCCGAAGAGCTGGCGAACATTTACCGCGCATTGCCGAAGAAACGTCAGACGCTGCTGTTCTCCGCGACCTTCTCCGATGACATCCGCCTGCTGGCCGGGCAGATGCTCAACGACCCCCAAAGCATCGAAGTCAGCCCGCGCAACGTCGCGGCCAACACCGTCAAGCAGTGGGTGGTGACGGTGGACAAGAAGCGCAAGCCGGAACTGTTCGTGCACCTGATGCGCAAGAACAAGTGGAAGCAGGTGCTGGTGTTCGCCAAGACCCGCAACGGTGTGGACGCGCTGGTCGAGAAGCTTCAGGGCCTGGGCGTGAACGCCGACGGCATCCACGGCGACAAGCCGCAAGCGACCCGGCAGCGGGCGCTGGATCGGTTCAAGCTGAGCGAAGTGCAGATTCTGGTGGCCACCGATGTTGCTGCCCGTGGTCTGGATATCGAAGACCTGCCACTGGTGGTCAACTTTGATCTGCCGATCGTTGCCGAGGATTACATCCACCGTATCGGTCGTACCGGTCGTGCAGGTTCGACCGGTGAGGCGATTTCGCTGGTGTGCGCTGATGAAGTGAACATGTTGTCGGCGATTGAAATGCTGACCCGCAGCACGTTGAAGCGTGAGGTTGAGCCGGACTTCGTGCCCGAGCACCGCGTGCCGGACACCGATGCCAGTGGGCAGGTGATCAAGAAGCCGAAGAAACCGAAAAAGCCGAAAGCGTCCGGTGGCGGCGGTGGCAAGCGCAATCTGGGCAAGTGGGTGGACAGCGGGGATACCCCGGCGCCGGAGGTGGCGATCAAGCCTGTTCGTAAAGTGCCGGTGTTCAATACCGGGCCGCGTAAGCGTAAGCCTTAA